A DNA window from Bacteroides cellulosilyticus contains the following coding sequences:
- a CDS encoding DUF262 domain-containing protein yields MKEQEELLESESGLDMEENNSSTIYPNAEVRVEKAQFSILHLRRLCVERKEIIISPDFQRNDVWKGRQTSELIESILMGIPIPIMYLFETREGKKQVVDGRQRIDTILRFLDNGFRLKDLKILHSLNGSLFKELDPKLQGIFEDYQLFFYIIQPPTPERVKYDIFDRVNRGGTRLNNQEMRNALYRGNATFLIDDICISDEFKKATGEGVSSIRMRDRYIVLRAIAFYLLMTNQLQTADLGKPIEYRSDIDDFLAKVMIFMNQRMSQEEIEKLKEKFLTALKKIYSLLGEDAFRFAGINKRRPINMPLFECLTYLFLLEWDWNDDKEIYWSIEDLKDSLDKSGSFQGNVDSIASLGYRYSRINQFFKGLQQ; encoded by the coding sequence ATGAAAGAGCAAGAAGAACTGTTAGAAAGTGAGTCCGGGTTGGACATGGAAGAAAACAACTCGTCGACTATTTATCCCAACGCGGAAGTACGGGTGGAAAAAGCACAATTTAGCATTTTGCACCTGCGACGCCTATGTGTGGAACGAAAAGAAATCATCATTTCCCCCGATTTTCAAAGAAATGACGTCTGGAAAGGAAGACAAACATCCGAATTAATAGAATCGATATTAATGGGAATACCCATTCCCATTATGTACCTATTTGAAACCAGAGAAGGAAAGAAACAAGTGGTAGACGGGCGGCAACGCATTGACACAATATTAAGGTTCTTGGACAATGGATTCAGACTGAAAGATTTAAAAATATTGCATAGCCTAAACGGCTCCCTTTTCAAAGAACTGGATCCCAAACTACAAGGCATATTTGAAGACTACCAGTTATTTTTTTATATCATACAGCCCCCAACCCCGGAACGCGTAAAATATGATATCTTTGATAGAGTGAACCGAGGTGGGACACGATTGAACAATCAAGAAATGCGCAACGCCCTATACAGGGGTAACGCCACATTCCTCATTGATGATATCTGCATATCAGACGAATTCAAAAAAGCAACGGGAGAAGGCGTAAGTTCCATCCGAATGCGGGACAGATATATTGTGCTGCGGGCTATAGCTTTTTATTTACTCATGACCAACCAATTACAAACAGCAGATTTAGGTAAACCAATCGAGTATAGAAGTGATATTGATGATTTTCTCGCCAAAGTGATGATATTTATGAATCAACGCATGTCGCAGGAAGAAATAGAGAAACTAAAAGAGAAATTCCTGACTGCATTAAAGAAAATCTATTCATTACTGGGTGAGGACGCATTCCGGTTTGCCGGCATAAACAAACGCCGACCGATAAATATGCCGCTGTTTGAATGCCTTACCTATCTATTTTTGCTTGAATGGGATTGGAATGATGATAAGGAAATCTATTGGAGCATAGAAGATCTGAAAGATTCACTGGATAAAAGCGGCTCTTTTCAGGGAAATGTGGATTCCATTGCCAGTTTAGGGTATAGATACTCACGTATAAATCAATTCTTTAAAGGTCTACAACAATGA
- a CDS encoding AAA family ATPase, with protein sequence MIQKVIISGLKNIKREEMTLKPLTLLTGLNSTGKSSVLQAILLVNKATTKNGQIYLNHVLSSFSTLRNIYENAKEVFISLEINENCIDYKLSEEIEEVEEKGEGYTGLEIEKNLYYLSANRVGAENLAQISSAIFCGINGDYLLGTFEKEKSKPLPEPLIKDESSFTLAAQLNYWQSYILGLKLELKTEKRNDQIVEVKYNSDNIPGILPTQLGAGVSYLTKVLILCLRAAPGDVVMIENPEIHLHPAAQSRLGEFFAFIANADIQLIIETHCDHLINKLQYLVFKKKFESDKAIIYYKKGIVDPFEKIQLNKYGRFEPEFPDGFFDATLAELIEME encoded by the coding sequence ATGATACAGAAAGTAATAATTAGTGGGTTAAAAAATATCAAGCGTGAAGAAATGACGTTGAAACCATTAACGTTATTGACCGGTTTAAACTCAACAGGGAAATCAAGTGTGTTGCAAGCTATCTTATTAGTTAACAAGGCTACCACGAAGAATGGCCAAATCTATTTGAACCATGTACTTTCTTCTTTCTCCACCCTTAGAAACATATATGAAAATGCAAAAGAAGTTTTCATCAGTTTGGAAATAAACGAAAACTGCATAGATTATAAATTATCAGAAGAAATAGAAGAAGTAGAAGAGAAAGGTGAGGGATATACCGGATTGGAAATAGAAAAAAATCTCTATTATCTGTCAGCTAATCGTGTTGGTGCAGAGAACTTAGCCCAAATCTCTTCTGCAATTTTCTGCGGTATTAACGGAGACTATTTATTAGGCACTTTTGAAAAGGAAAAGTCGAAACCTTTGCCTGAACCTTTGATAAAAGATGAAAGCTCCTTTACGTTAGCAGCCCAACTCAACTACTGGCAAAGTTATATATTAGGTTTGAAACTTGAGTTGAAAACAGAAAAGCGTAACGATCAGATAGTTGAAGTAAAATATAATAGCGACAATATTCCGGGAATTCTTCCCACGCAATTAGGAGCCGGTGTAAGTTATCTGACTAAAGTGCTTATTCTTTGTTTAAGAGCTGCCCCAGGAGATGTAGTAATGATTGAGAACCCAGAAATACATCTTCATCCTGCCGCCCAATCACGTTTAGGAGAATTTTTCGCTTTTATAGCTAATGCCGATATTCAGCTGATTATAGAAACTCATTGTGATCATTTAATAAATAAATTGCAGTATCTGGTGTTCAAGAAGAAATTTGAATCTGACAAGGCAATTATATATTATAAAAAAGGAATTGTAGACCCGTTTGAGAAAATTCAGTTGAACAAATATGGACGTTTTGAACCAGAATTTCCTGATGGTTTCTTTGATGCCACATTAGCCGAACTTATAGAGATGGAATAA
- a CDS encoding PspC domain-containing protein → MKKTLTVNLGGTVFHIDEDAYRLLDNYLCNLKLHFRRQAGADEIVNDIELRISELFSEKLTAGSQVITITDAEEVINRMGKPEEMETGTEENAASGEGYGSGSWNSDTNSSYTSTRRRLYRNPDDKMLGGVIGGLSVYLGWDSTWFRLILVFCAIFGFKFLIPIYIICWIVIPEARTATEKLNMRGEAVTVENIGKTVTDGFERVSNNVNDYMKSDKPRTSMQRTGDTLLMIVGWFLKICLVIVAIICSPVLFVFGIVFVALLFAAIAVAIGGGAALMSWFPAIDFVLPTSPLSAIVLYIAGILVVGIPLVSLVFAIFRPVFNWQPMVSGLKWTLLILWIVSATIFFICYTMQGFTFPELLMRG, encoded by the coding sequence ATGAAAAAGACATTAACAGTAAATCTGGGCGGAACTGTTTTCCACATTGATGAAGACGCCTATCGCCTTTTGGATAACTATCTATGCAATCTGAAACTGCACTTTAGACGACAAGCCGGTGCTGACGAGATTGTAAATGACATCGAACTCCGCATCTCTGAACTTTTTTCAGAGAAGCTGACTGCTGGCTCTCAGGTGATCACTATAACCGATGCAGAAGAAGTAATCAATCGGATGGGTAAACCTGAAGAGATGGAAACTGGTACGGAGGAGAATGCTGCTTCCGGTGAAGGTTATGGTTCCGGCTCTTGGAATAGTGATACTAATTCTTCTTATACTTCAACCCGTCGCCGTTTGTATCGCAATCCGGACGATAAAATGCTGGGTGGCGTGATAGGGGGACTTAGTGTTTATTTAGGCTGGGATTCTACCTGGTTCCGTTTGATTCTTGTTTTTTGCGCAATCTTTGGTTTCAAGTTCTTGATCCCTATCTATATCATTTGCTGGATAGTGATTCCCGAAGCTCGTACGGCGACTGAAAAGTTGAATATGCGCGGCGAAGCTGTTACGGTAGAGAACATTGGAAAGACTGTAACTGATGGTTTTGAGAGAGTTTCAAATAATGTAAACGATTATATGAAGTCTGATAAACCTCGTACTTCTATGCAAAGGACCGGTGATACGTTGTTAATGATTGTCGGCTGGTTCCTGAAGATTTGTCTGGTTATTGTGGCTATCATTTGCAGTCCGGTACTGTTTGTTTTCGGTATTGTATTTGTGGCTTTGCTCTTTGCCGCTATTGCAGTTGCTATTGGTGGTGGTGCAGCGTTGATGTCTTGGTTCCCGGCTATTGATTTTGTATTACCTACATCTCCTTTGTCAGCCATCGTACTATATATTGCAGGTATCCTCGTAGTGGGTATTCCTCTGGTTAGCCTTGTTTTCGCAATCTTCCGTCCGGTATTCAATTGGCAGCCCATGGTTTCCGGGTTGAAATGGACATTGCTTATTCTGTGGATTGTTAGTGCTACCATCTTCTTTATCTGCTATACCATGCAAGGATTTACATTCCCGGAATTGCTGATGCGAGGGTAA
- a CDS encoding PadR family transcriptional regulator, whose translation MDVNNVKSQMRKGMLEYCIMLLLHKEPAYASDIIQKLKEAKLIVVEGTLYPLLTRLKNDDLLSYEWIESTQGPPRKYYKLTPKGEVFLGELEISWRELNETVNHIANY comes from the coding sequence ATGGACGTAAATAATGTAAAGTCGCAAATGCGTAAGGGCATGTTAGAGTATTGCATCATGCTACTGCTTCACAAAGAACCGGCCTACGCTTCGGATATTATCCAGAAACTTAAAGAAGCCAAGCTAATCGTAGTGGAAGGAACGCTTTACCCCTTGCTCACTCGTCTGAAGAATGACGATCTGTTAAGTTACGAATGGATAGAGTCCACACAAGGACCGCCACGTAAATATTACAAGCTCACCCCAAAAGGGGAAGTTTTTCTTGGAGAGTTGGAAATCTCCTGGCGTGAGTTGAATGAAACAGTGAATCATATAGCCAACTATTAG